In a single window of the Ficedula albicollis isolate OC2 chromosome 13, FicAlb1.5, whole genome shotgun sequence genome:
- the LSM11 gene encoding U7 snRNA-associated Sm-like protein LSm11, translated as MPLHEGSPLGELHRCVRDGVRINVHIRTFKGLRGVCTGFLVAFDKFWNMALTDVDETYRKPVMGKAFYAEPQLSLTRLFDRLKLQESSGKKGADSKTVSEELALTNDSQTLSLRAGSGRGRAEEEHERQKHSGRAGEKKTPGDRSEADVGSRTAHTEGARARSQSRRRKRPKVFAPSPSSLATVVL; from the exons ATGCCCC TCCATGAAGGCAGCCCACTGGGGGAGCTCCATCGCTGTGTCCGAGATGGTGTCAGAATTAACGTCCACATCCGCACTTTCAAAGGGCTTCGTGGAGTCTGCACGGGGTTTTTGGTTGCATTTGACAAATTCTGGAATATG gCCCTGACAGATGTGGATGAGACTTACAGGAAACCAGTAATGGGCAAAGCTTTCTATGCAGAACCTCAACTCTCACTGACCCGA ctgtttgaCAGACTCAAGCTGCAGGAATCCTCGGGGAAGAAGGGAGCTGACTCAAAGACTGTCTCAGAGGAGCTGGCCCTGACAAATGACTCTCAGACGCTGAGTTTGAGAGCTGGATCTGGACGAGGGAGAGCAGAAGAGGAGCATGAGAGGCAGAAACACTcgggcagagctggagagaagaAGACCCCAGGTGACAGAAGTGAAGCTGATGTGGGCAGCAGGACTGCCCACACAGAGGGGGCCCGAGCGAGGAGCCAGTCCCGGAGGAGGAAGCGGCCCAAG gtttttgctcccagcccttcctctctTGCTACAGTGGTGCTATGA
- the THG1L gene encoding probable tRNA(His) guanylyltransferase isoform X2 — MTHVVSQFSSSYVFYWKDYFKDQQLLYPPGFDGRIVLYPSNQNLKDYLSWRQADCHINNLYNTVFWMLVQRSGLTPVQAQERLRGTLAGDKNEILFSEFNINYNNEPLMYRKGTVLIWQKINEVITKKIKLPKEEEEKEVEVTRTKTKVVPLHCDIIGDQFWEEYPEILAEDS; from the exons ATGACTCATGTGGTCTCCCAGTTTTCCTCAAGTTACGTGTTCTATTGGAAGGATTACTTTAAGGACCAGCAGCTTCTGTACCCACCAGGATTTGATGGTCGAATTGTGTTGTATCCCAGCAACCAGAATTTGAAGGACTACCTCAGCTGGAGGCAAGCAGACT GCCATATTAATAACCTTTATAATACAGTCTTCTGGATGCTTGTGCAGAGAAGTGGTTTGACACcagtgcaggcacaggagaGGCTCCGG gGAACTTTGGCTGGAGATAAGAatgaaatcttattttctgaattcaACATCAACTACAACAATGAACCTTTGATGTATAGAAAAGGAACTGTCCTAATATGGCAGAAG ATTAATGAAGTCAtcactaagaaaataaaactgccaaaggaagaagaagaaaaagaagtggaagTGACCCGGACTAAGACTAAAGTTGTTCCCCTGCACTGTGACATCATTGGGGACCAGTTCTGGGAGGAGTATCCCGAGATTCTGGCTGAGGATAGTTGA
- the THG1L gene encoding probable tRNA(His) guanylyltransferase isoform X1 → MAKSKFEYVRDFETDDSVLPNCWIVVRLDGRNFHRFSEQHEFKKPNDDRALHLMTKCAQTVMQELEDIAIAYGQSDEYSFVFKKKSRWFKRRASKFMTHVVSQFSSSYVFYWKDYFKDQQLLYPPGFDGRIVLYPSNQNLKDYLSWRQADCHINNLYNTVFWMLVQRSGLTPVQAQERLRGTLAGDKNEILFSEFNINYNNEPLMYRKGTVLIWQKINEVITKKIKLPKEEEEKEVEVTRTKTKVVPLHCDIIGDQFWEEYPEILAEDS, encoded by the exons ATGGCCAAGAGCAAGTTCGAGTACGTGCGGGACTTCGAGACGGACGACTCGGTCCTGCCCAACTGCTGGATCGTGGTGCGGCTGGACGGCCGCAACTTCCACAG GTTTTCTGAGCAGCATGAATTCAAAAAGCCAAATGATGACCGTGCTCTGCACCTGATGACCAAGTGTGCCCAGACAGTGATGCAAGAACTGGAGGATATTGCTATTGCTTATGGACAGAGTGATGAAtatagttttgttttcaaaaagaagaGCAGGTGGTTTAAAAGAAGAGCAAG TAAGTTCATGACTCATGTGGTCTCCCAGTTTTCCTCAAGTTACGTGTTCTATTGGAAGGATTACTTTAAGGACCAGCAGCTTCTGTACCCACCAGGATTTGATGGTCGAATTGTGTTGTATCCCAGCAACCAGAATTTGAAGGACTACCTCAGCTGGAGGCAAGCAGACT GCCATATTAATAACCTTTATAATACAGTCTTCTGGATGCTTGTGCAGAGAAGTGGTTTGACACcagtgcaggcacaggagaGGCTCCGG gGAACTTTGGCTGGAGATAAGAatgaaatcttattttctgaattcaACATCAACTACAACAATGAACCTTTGATGTATAGAAAAGGAACTGTCCTAATATGGCAGAAG ATTAATGAAGTCAtcactaagaaaataaaactgccaaaggaagaagaagaaaaagaagtggaagTGACCCGGACTAAGACTAAAGTTGTTCCCCTGCACTGTGACATCATTGGGGACCAGTTCTGGGAGGAGTATCCCGAGATTCTGGCTGAGGATAGTTGA
- the THG1L gene encoding probable tRNA(His) guanylyltransferase isoform X3 has translation MDRVMNIVLFSKRRAGGLKEEQGFDGRIVLYPSNQNLKDYLSWRQADCHINNLYNTVFWMLVQRSGLTPVQAQERLRGTLAGDKNEILFSEFNINYNNEPLMYRKGTVLIWQKINEVITKKIKLPKEEEEKEVEVTRTKTKVVPLHCDIIGDQFWEEYPEILAEDS, from the exons ATGGACAGAGTGATGAAtatagttttgttttcaaaaagaagaGCAGGTGGTTTAAAAGAAGAGCAAG GATTTGATGGTCGAATTGTGTTGTATCCCAGCAACCAGAATTTGAAGGACTACCTCAGCTGGAGGCAAGCAGACT GCCATATTAATAACCTTTATAATACAGTCTTCTGGATGCTTGTGCAGAGAAGTGGTTTGACACcagtgcaggcacaggagaGGCTCCGG gGAACTTTGGCTGGAGATAAGAatgaaatcttattttctgaattcaACATCAACTACAACAATGAACCTTTGATGTATAGAAAAGGAACTGTCCTAATATGGCAGAAG ATTAATGAAGTCAtcactaagaaaataaaactgccaaaggaagaagaagaaaaagaagtggaagTGACCCGGACTAAGACTAAAGTTGTTCCCCTGCACTGTGACATCATTGGGGACCAGTTCTGGGAGGAGTATCCCGAGATTCTGGCTGAGGATAGTTGA
- the SOX30 gene encoding transcription factor SOX-30 has protein sequence GSPASPPRHREVMGPLGGLRVPVQEHPGRPAHSEGAAKKSRCISAPAAVENEARNAIRRERDHERGSGDRPNEEKILEQTGHKPWRRAAVQTERAKLAYEARPVKVEKSDAPAASLCELGNPPQEQNIPVLFQSLPSRSHVQLQGPVPSQLMHVTPVPVKQMPVQLQPLLQRPKIETKNVPLTVLPSDSGMPDTPFSKTKSGRVKRPMNAFMVWARIHRAAVAKANPGANNAEISVQLGLEWSKLTEEQKQPYYEEANKIKLRHREEFPGWVYQPNKKKCSPPPGSAAFSGTSQSTMTTNPAGSLPFSTPTYSFVNSNVKNSIARPVCESPAICLPASSIQHAGPMTLFQTTAASTTSVAVAVPTLPLRPVVSSQHFAEPAQTEAFVSPGLNFSLKRPAPVFAESFSSRNPSNISSTSGRFSVSNTEIPGISVFPRGIALPQPTPFIPSPAYVSAPIGQPASLFGGTPQFPFCHPSFIPGPRCFPSSTFPLRAPFGYGNFSSSVPQCFGFYEERNQRQEVIFSTLDEDYHFRAYSGESLHENQHVCGSPEVVSCQSTCSEERVLSPLPQLDVEVVEEVLPSPPSTPSSTYIVNVTDSDEEEEVKFFQVL, from the exons gggagccccgCCTCGCcccccaggcacagggaggtCATGGGGCCCCTCGGGGGGCTGCGCGTCCCAGTGCAGGAGCACCCGGGCCGGCCCGCGCACAGCGAAGGAGCGGCCAAGAAGAGCAGGTGCATCTCGGCTCCTGCGGCCGTTGAGAACGAGGCCCGGAATGCCATCAGGAGAGAAAGGGACCATGAAAGGGGCAGCGGCGACCGCCCGAACGAGGAGAAGATCCTGGAGCAAACTGGGCATAAGCCTTGGAGGAGAGCTGCCGTCCAAACGGAGCGAGCCAAGCTGGCCTATGAGGCTCGCCCGGTGAAGGTGGAGAAGAGCGATGCCCCGGCTGCATCCCTGTGCGAGCTTGGGAACCCTCCTCAAGAGCAGAATATCCCGGTCTTGTTTCAGTCCTTGCCTTCCAGGTCCCACGTGCAGCTCCAAGGCCCTGTGCCCTCGCAGCTGATGCATGTGACTCCAGTGCCGGTAAAACAAATGCCAGTTCAGTTGCAGCCTCTACTGCAGCGGCCAAAGATTGAAACAAAAAACGTTCCCCTCACAGTGCTGCCCTCGGATTCAG GGATGCCAGACACTCCATTCAGCAAGACCAAAAGTGGCCGTGTGAAGCGCCCCATGAACGCATTCATGGTGTGGGCTCGGatccacagggctgctgtggccAAAGCCAACCCAGGGGCCAACAATGCAGAGATCAGCGTCCAGCTCGGCCTGGAGTGGAGCAAACTCACTGAAGAGCAGAAGCAGCCGTACTACgaggaagcaaacaaaataaaactgaggcacagggaggaatttcctG GTTGGGTTTATCAACCGAACAAAAAGAAGTGTTCTCCACCACCTGGCTCTGCTGCGTTTTCGGGCACTTCCCAGAGCACCATGACTACAAATCCAGCTGGCAGCCTTCCCTTCTCAACACCTACTTACTCTTTTGTCAACTCCAACGTTAAGAACAGTATTGCACGTCCAGTCT gTGAGTCTCCTGCCATCTGTCTGCCAGCTTCCTCCATCCAGCATGCTGGGCCCATGACCCTTTTCCAGACCACGGCTGCAAGCACCACATCAGTGGCTGTTGCAGTTCCAACCCTGCCCCTGCGCCCTGTAGTTTCATCCCAGCACTTTGCTGAACCTGCTCAGACAGAAGCTTTTGTGTCACCTGGGCTCAATTTCTCCCTGAAGAGACCTGCACCCGTTTTCGCTGagagcttcagcagcagaaacccCAGTAACATCAGCAGCACTAGTGGCAGGTTTTCTGTCTCTAACACTGAGATCCCAgggatttctgtttttcctagAGGCATAGCTCTTCCCCAGCCTACCCCTTTTATTCCCTCACCTGCCTATGTGTCTGCTCCCATTGGACAACCAGCCAGTTTGTTTGGAGGAACTCCTCAGTTTCCATTTTGCCACCCTTCCTTTATACCTGGACCTCGCTGTTTCCCCTCAAG CACATTCCCACTCAGAGCTCCGTTTGGCTACGGGAATTTCTCCAGCTCGGTGCCTCAGTGCTTTGGCTTTTATGAAGAGAGGAACCAGAGGCAGGAGGTGATATTTTCCACTCTGGATGAAGACTATCATTTTAGGGCATACTCAGGAGAGAGCCTACATGAGAACCAGCATGTCTGTGGGAGCCCTGAGGTTGTGTCCTGTCAGAGCACCTGCAGTGAGGAGCGAGTTCTGAgccccctgccacagctggatgTGGAAGTGGTAGAGGAGGTTTTGCCATCCCCCCCATCTACTCCCTCCAGCACTTACATTGTCAATGTAACTGACAGTGATGAAGAAGAGGAGGTAAAGTTTTTTCAAgtattgtaa